In Quercus robur chromosome 10, dhQueRobu3.1, whole genome shotgun sequence, a genomic segment contains:
- the LOC126703761 gene encoding uncharacterized protein LOC126703761 — MVNDGSFLDAPIPSYSSYAWRSIAQSRTLLIQGNRWRVGNGTKINIWQDKWLPLAFNQKVISPRTILPAEARVADLIDTSSFQPRWKGTLIDSVFYPFEADIIKSIPVNFRLPPDSLIWTKNKAGNFTVRSAYFLQREMENASYGNLASSSHSGRRHSFWNIIRSSLIPPKIKSFIWRACTDSLPLRTKLFDKRISSSYSCVLCSDAAESYSHILWECSFAQAVWFQAPFRNSFHFSLALSGI, encoded by the exons ATGGTTaatg ATGGTTCATTCTTGGATGCGCCAATCCCATCTTATTCTTCTTATGCTTGGAGGAGTATTGCTCAGAGTCGGACTCTCTTGATTCAAGGAAATCGATGGAGGGTGGGGAATGGAACTAAGATTAATATATGGCAAGATAAGTGGCTGCCTTTGGCCTTTAATCAGAAAGTCATTTCACCTCGGACTATTCTTCCTGCAGAAGCTAGAGTTGCAGATCTTATTGACACGTCTTCCTTTCAGCCGAGATGGAAAGGGACTTTGATTGATTCTGTTTTCTATCCCTTTGAAGCTGACATCATTAAATCTATCCCCGTAAATTTCAGACTGCCTCCTGACTCACTGATTTGGACAAAAAATAAGGCTGGAAACTTCACAGTTCGTAGTGCTTATTTTCTTCAAAGGGAGATGGAGAATGCTTCCTATGGCAACTTGGCATCTTCTTCGCATTCAGGTCGTAGGCATTCTTTTTGGAATATCATCCGGTCTTCCTTGATTCCTCCGAAGATCAAATCCTTCATTTGGAGAGCTTGTACTGACAGTCTTCCTCTTCGTACCAAGCTTTTTGATAAACGTATATCCAGCTCTTACTCCTGTGTGCTTTGCTCAGATGCAGCGGAATCATATAGTCATATCCTCTGGGAATGTTCCTTTGCTCAAGCCGTTTGGTTTCAAGCTCCTTTTAGGAACTCTTTTCACTTTTCCCTTGCACTCTctggaatttga